The Panthera leo isolate Ple1 chromosome D4, P.leo_Ple1_pat1.1, whole genome shotgun sequence nucleotide sequence taaacgttttaaaaattttgtgttgaTGCATCCACTATTATCACAAAAATTCGGTCTCCTCATATGAAGCTGAGAGAAAAGATCAGGAATACGCCAGAGTAATCATTAACCATTTAAACACAATCCGTAAATTCCCGACGGTCGACATGGGTagtgaaaaaaagatacattttttaaacggTTTGAAACGGCCATCTTTTTACATAAGCCAAACACATTTTTCAAACGATACTTCATCCTAAAACCTTTTTCTAACGTCATGTTAAAACTGTCTAGAAGTGGCGGGTCCATCTCCCATCTCACTAAAactttctttccctctacccTACCCCCGTAATTCTTCCTATGGGTACCATATTACTTTCTATCTACAAACTTTACCTGTTCTTCTGCGCTCAGGACTCGACTCCCTTTCAGCTTTCCATTTGGGGAATGCGTACATTCACCACACACCCACCACACCCTTGTGGGCCTCCACTCAGGCCTGCTCCTCCTCCCGGGTTCTGCAGCACCAACCCTGCACGTAACAGCTACGCCCCCCGTCCCCTGGCCCAACCCATCCTCGGACACGTGCGACGATGTTTGTGTCACTCCATCAGTCCCACTGGGGACAGGACTCACTTACCGAGAAAGAAGCGCCAACTTTTGCTCCAGCATCATCTCTAGCTTCTGGCCCTGTTTGGAGATCCAATGGTCCACTCCATGCAGGCGGTAGCATGTCTCCAGCATCAACCTGAAGTCCGCCACGAACTCGGTGATGCCGCGGTACTGGCCGCCGGCGAACTTCTCCTCCATCTGCAGCAGACACATGCCCTGCCCGACCTGCGGCGGGAGGGCGCGACCGCCCCGGCCCCCGCTGCGCGGCCCCTCAGCCACCTCAGCCTCCCCGAAGGCAACGCCCCCCAAGGGCTGCAGGAAGGGGGCAGTGAGGCCCCGGTGCTTCTCCTGCAGGAACTCGCCCAGGATGCGGTAGCCCTGCTGCAGCTCATAGGTCAGGTCCTGCTCCTTGCAGCCACAGCCCCCGACCACCAtcgcctcttcctcctcctcttcgtcgtcctcctcctcctgcgAAGAGGTACCCCTCCCTTGAGCCGGCCTTGAGGCCGGGACCGCTACTGCCATCTCCTCCTCGTCTTCCTCTTCCTCGGTCGCTGGTGGCGGCCGCTCCTCCTCCCCGGCAGGCTCCATCTCCCCCGGCGTCTCGGGCACGCTCATGGCCCCGGTAGAACCACGTCGGGCCGTGTGGAGAGGCCGATCGAGGCGCCGGGGAACGCGTGAGCGCGGGCCGCTTCCTTAGGGCTCGGCCTTGCCCCGCAGCCCCAGCCGCATTGGGCTTTCCTCTCAACCGCCTGCTCCGCTCGCTACCCGCGGGGGTCCTGAGCTTGTAGCCGGCGGGGCGGGGTTACATGCCgcgctggggaggggggagagaagaggagagcctaggtgccctcctctcccctccccccggcgGCGGAGCGCGCCAGGCCCTCCTTTGCCTCACCCCTTCGCGCCCCGCCCGCCTGCTCCTCACCGGCCAGGCTAGGCCTGGCTGCCGCGGCCTCGGCGCCCCACCCTCTCCGGGCCGGCCGTaagggggttgggaggggacGAAGAGGAAGTGAGGATTCTTCTCTAGCCGCCCCGAAGGGGGCTGCAGCACTGGGCTGCGGAGGCTggggctcctcctcctctcccctcacacCCGCTCCCGCCCCCTCTCTACCTGCGGGGTACCCGGGCAGGAGGAGGCGGCGCGCGGAACGGCCCCGGCGACAACTGTCAGTTATAAGTCCCGCTGGGCCGAgggcggggggaaggaaggggaggggcggagaagaagagggagggcaCTCAAGCAACCCCCCAGGCTCtggaaagaggcaaaaaaagGGCACCGTCCCCATCCACGGTGCGCATGCGTAGTGGaacagccccacccacccccttcgCGTCTCGCCCAGCTACGCAAAAGCACTGACTTGGGTTGCGCGACCGGCTCCGAGGCCTATAGGTTGCGCGGACCAATTATGTCATCAGCATGTAGACTACTGTTAAGGGGCGGAGTGGGGAGAGAAGCAAGGCGCCTGCGCAGGAGTACTCGACACTGCCGAAGAGGCCCAAGGCCTTTTAAAGAAAGcgaaagagcttttttttttttcttttgcaagacCCTAAAAGccctaaaaactaaaattaatcctggggcgcttgggtgcttcagtcagttaagcttctaactctggctcaagtcatgatcgcacagttcctTCGTTGGAGCcgcatgtcaggctttgtgctgacagctcacagcctggagcctgcttcagattctttatctccctctctctctgtccctccactgttcttgctgtctctcaaaaataaataaatgttaaaaaaaaaaagggggggggggagaaaaagaaaaactaaaattaattctGAAGGACCTTGCTCCATAAAACCCTTGTTAATGGCAAATGAATAGTGAGAAGGCACAAAATGTAAATCCTATCCTGttgtaaatttcatattttctgtacCCACCTTCACCCATGTAACTGCCgggtttttaatataaaactagaattttatagtttagaaAACAGGTGCAAGGACTCGACCAACTAAAACatgttcacatgcaaaaaaaaaaaaaaaaagataatttgtaaAACTGTTAATTTCTAAAACTCTGGTCCAGTTCTTGACCAATTCCTATTTTAAGTAATGTCTTGTTTTCAGTTAAAATTAACATATTCCCACCTCCATTCTTGAGATCTGCTAAGAATAAAGGAAGGGAATGGAAACTTACTAAAAATCCTTGGGGTTataaagttttcaaatatttcaagtcTAAGCTGCACAGTATTAGTCAGGTCGTTAGCCTTACAATGTcaccatacatttaaaaattacttttgaatgTCTAAAACGTGAACTCCTCATTCACTTTAATTAGGTAATGCTTAAAGTAAGTGGGGTGAAAGAGTGTAATGGTTCCATAAAGCAGATATTAGTATTTTCTTATGTTCTATTAGAAAGATGcaaatctcggggtgcctgggtggctcagtagattaagcaacCGATTTGGCTCAGGTTGcaatctcacagctggtgagttccatacccacatcaggctctgtgctgacagctcgcagcctctagagcctgctttggatactgtgtccctctctgtctgctcctcccccgctcatattctctctgtctctcaaaaaataaataagcatttaaaaatttttttaaaaagagaaagatgcaCATATGTTTCTATTTACAAAGAATGCTCTAGCTTGAAACTGGCAATTATGTCCTAGAAATCaagcattttaaaagtacaaGTCATCTAAACAAATGGTCAGGATATTCTGATCCTTGATTATTGTGAACCTTTAATGAACCAATAAAAGTCAAAACTTCAAAGCTTttgggagaaggggggaaaagagtAGCAGTAAGTTTAAGTAGCAGAATTAGGTAAAATAGTTAAATGAGAACACTTATTGAGTATTGACACTCCCACACACCCATTATCCAGTTTTCAAGGTCTCCTCTCATCAGTCATTTGTAATTTATGAGACATTTCGCTTTCTCCTCAGAGCCCTTAGATGTACCTCAGCTCACAGCAACAAAGCCAGGGAACAGTCTAATTTCAGCAAATGGCAACCCAAAATGAGTCTGATTGAGCATCCTTCATTTCCTTTGACCATTCCCCCAGCAAATATCCCCTCTTTATCTTTAGCCACCAACTCTATTTCATGACTCTCTCATAATATAGATTGTATTTATTGATTCCTGTGCCACCAAGCACCTTACATTCATTATCacctttaattctcacaacaatcatAGGTATTAtgcctattttacagatgtagaaactgatgCTTAGGTTAAGAAAGTAGTTTGCCAAAATTCAAATCTAGGTCTGTCACACTTCAAGATTCTCCAAGGTACCTAATTCTCCAAGGCCACCTGGCAGAATTTCCAATTTTCATGCACAAGAGTGTAGGGAATTGCTAGAAATTTGATCAAGGGCTTCTGATGGGATATCAATTAAGATAAAGAGGTAGGAGTTGAAGGAACCACAGCTATAGGTCATGGAGAGGCCACAATGATTGTGATCTTAGCTTTTATGAAAGTAGGATCAGATCCTTAAgcttaaaaaaactattatacAAGAAATATGTTGGTTGTAGGTAAATTATTAGTGAGAAGAAAAATTGCCATTTAATCCCACCACccagagaaaattttattaatatcttgttgcagaatttttctatttatttatgtatacttttatttatcttaaataaaATTGTGACTATACTATACTTAATGTCCTTTCCTATTATttattgtaataaataataaatcattgcAGGGAATGGACAGGAAATCCATATCTAAAATCTCAACTTCATATTTCTGTCCACAATAGCCTACATGGCCTGCTCATCTGAACTGGCAGGGAGTGAATCAGGGAAATTCTAATGTAAAAGGAATTCCAAaccattaacacacacacacacacacacacacacacacacacacacacacacagcaaaggtGCAAACAAACAACAGCACTAACAGgtaccatttattaagcacttactaggtcttaaatatttgctaaatactTTACATACACAGTACTCACAATACCCCAGGAAATCATGACAGATACATTTGTTCTTAAATTTTGGGTCAATGATTCACTGAGTAGAAAGCTTTTTTTCTACCCTACAAAAAGTTGGACATTAAAGATCAACATTCCAATTAATTAACTCTAGATTAGCTGTTTTCTTAAAATGCACATCTGCTATTTGACTGGAGTCAAAGCcgttttttctcatgtttaaagataaaattaattttgcttccctttcaTCTTCAGTGCTACTATAGAATCTATTAAGAACTTCTTCAAAATAGAAATCTATTTAAACTCCATTTTAAATCAGGGCTTCTCTCCTTGTTGGGCTGCTTTCAGGGGGAAaatggcatatatacacaatgcaatATTCTGCTTAAACACATAATACTGATTGACTCCCACAAATATTGATTACTTACTATTTGTCAAACACTGCAGAATAGTATGTTACATGCTACCAATGTTCCATGTACCAGGATACCCTTTGCAGTAACCATAGTTCTTAGAGTCCTGGATAACTTGAAAAATAGAGACCAGTCAGGCTAAGATTTTACAATTCTCTTAACTCTCAGCTGGACACCTTGAGGACTAGAATATGGATATGCTTCACCCAGTTCTCAGGAGGACATGATGAAAAAGTTCACATAATATATAGAGAAATCTCCCACATCCAAGGCAGTATCTCCCAATTTCAGCATCCTCCCATTACCATGAAAAGCACCCGGAGGAATAAGCTTGCCACTTTATCTTTCACCCACAATTCCAAATAGTTTGCCTTGGAAGTTCTCCTATCTTTGTAAGCTCTCAGCACCTTGTGATGGGCAGCATGACATCTTCACACAAGTATACTGTTTGCCCAGCATCAATAATTCAGACAAGTAGCAACAATTTATGTACTTCACATCAACTAGGGGAAAGGTGACAAACACTAAGACAATGGTTATCACCAAGctctatatttaaaagataaaacatgcAAGGTGAACACAAGGCTGTAACACTGACTAATCCTGGAGAAACATATAGGGAAGGAATATAAACTGCTTGGCAAGGAGAGAACAGTTCTCACAATTGTAATGGAATCCATTCACAATAGTTATTTGGAATTACTTTTATGGTAGAAGATATTCAAGTGACATTAACGTGCATCAAGCAAAATTTAGCAACTCTTGTAGAGCTTCCTGCTGCTCCTCATCAAGTTGCGATATGCATTCCAACCATAATTCTTCAGAAGTCTGTACCTGACGCACAACATTAGCTAGGCGTTTAGCACAAGGATCTTTATAATTAATAGTCtcattaatttttccttctgcaaTTATACTGATTATTTTGGGAAGATTGGAATTATTTGGACCAAGTACAACTGGATGGTTACTTTCAATTAAATCACAGAGAAAACTCAAAGTCTGAATAGCTTCCTCTTTATCCTCATGCAGTGGAAGCCATGATAACCAATGTGGAAGAACTTCATCTACATTTACACAGTTAGGCTTAAACCTCAAAATCTTCCCTACTGCTGAGATACAGTTCTCTGtagcaatgacattttttttggttttggaattTGCACACTTAATAACTTTTACCAGCAATGGGACAGCTTCTGAACATAAAGAACGATAATCATCTCCACCAAACTGTGCCATAACACCCAGGCCATAAGCAGCTGCTTGCCTGACTTCAGGGTTGTTATCTCGCATATTTAGTAGCATTGGCCACCGAAAATATTCTACATACTTATATGAGGTTGGACTGCAGTGCTCTATAATATCATCAAATATGCACAATCCCCACTGTCTATCTGGCCATGGCCTACTCGAACAAATTAGATTTACAATTAATGGAAGAAGCTGTTCAAACCATGGTAAAATCTTTTCCTTGTAAGTACTAAATAAAGAGTGCAAAATATCTGATACTTTGGTAAGAATATAAACATCACATTCATCCTCATCTTGCAGAGACATTTCAACCTGCTGGTCGTAGTTTTCTTCCCGTCTTTTAACCTGTCTCAGTTCTTGGTTTTTAAAGTGTCCTTCAAGTTTTGCTTTCAATATTTCTCCTAGTTCTTCTAAGTGTTCATCAAGAAGGCACCCATCTCCCATTACTTCAATGGACTTTGCAAAAGAATTCATTATTTCTGAGAGTACATCTGTATCAGGTTCAGTCCCAATAGCCTTGATTAAGGGATCACATATGAATTGCCACATCTGTGCAAGATATTCTGGGCCACGAGTTCTTGCACATTCCAGGAGAAAAGGCATAGACTCTGCTGCTGCCACTCGAACATtgtcatggaaataaaatttcaataaagGAACCATCAGCTTTACAACCTGTTCTGTATATTCCACAAATCCTTCCCTTAACTCCTTAGCATAGTAAACCAACATCTGGCAAGCAGTTGCTTTTGCTTCAAGTCCTGAAGTCTTAATTCCAAAACTTTGTTGGTCTCCAAGATTTACAAATTGCCATCCATCATCATCACTCATATTTTCCACATCTTGTGTGTCTAAGAGAGCAACATCAGGTTTAGCTGAAGCAGTCTTAATAAGAGGCTCAATAACTAGTGGAAGGTACTGTTGAAAATCACTTCCAAGAATTTTACACATTCTAGCCCATGCTGAAACCATGTAAGATGTCTGAGGGTCATCATCTTCCATATTATTTAAGTCTGATTGTGTCTTCAACAATAGCTGCATCACATTTGATGCATCTTGCATAAATTTTTCCTTCCCAACAGCAAGACCAACATGGCTAATGCACTCAATAGTTTTTCCTTTCAGAAGCTTGAGTTCCTTCTGAACAGCAAGCTCAACAATGTGCTTTAGTGATGGCATAAATATATCATAATATGGAAcaaatttttcttctattgtaTCTGCAACTGAGGCAATGGTTGTCACAAGCTGTTCCAAGGCCAATTTAGTTCCATTCCGAATCAATTCTTGAAGTTTAATCACCAAGATGGAATGTAGATTTCTCACCATACTATCCAAATATAGAACTAACAATGTTTTTGGACagtcttcaataaaaataataagtgcaGAAGCCGCATGTGATTGTACACGCTGATTACCTTGATTTTCCATGGTACGCAACAGAGCTGCAATCACTGTTTCATGGAATTTCTTTTGGAAGTTAGGAGAAAAATCTGTAGCCATCTGCCCAAGTGTAGTACAGGCTGCAGCCCTCACTCTTGGGTGAGGATcctgaagaaaaagcaaaacagagtTAACTGTTTCATCTAGAATTGATTCCATTTGCTGATGGCATCCTTCTCCAATGGCAGATAAGGCCATTAATCCAGCATGTCGATATTTCCAGTCAGGGCTCTGAAGCATCTGCATGATGTGCTCCTTAGTCATTGGTAAAACAAGTTTCCCACCAAGCCCACAAGCCAGTCGGTCTAGTGCACTCTCAGCAGCGACGGCATTGCTGTCAAAATcatcttcttccatttcatcgGCATTTACCCAGTCCTCATCATCTTGTAGATCAACCATCATTGCTAATATATGAGGAACTGCCTGTGCAattatatttgtatgttttttcaaCATTGGGGTTGCAGTTTCAGACAAGGTCACTATTATTTCAAGGGCCAACTGGCGTTGCAGATTACTAAGTCTAGAGTCTCCACATAACTTCAGACTCAACTGCAGAGTATCTTCTAAATAAGGACCCAGGTATTTAGGTACGGTATCTGCAATCTCAACAAGGGATTCTAGCACTGAATCATCATCTTGGTAGCATGAGTCATTCACAGCCTGTAAGATTCCAGGAAGCAAGTCTGCAAAGTCCTTGAAAAGAGCAATATTATTCTCATTAGCAAGTACAAATGCAGCTGCAGCTCTAGCAGATAATGTCCTGATTGCTGGATGTTCTTGATCCTGAATGCACTGGTCCAACAAACGTTTGATGATATCTAAATCATGCCGCTCTTGGTTCCCAAAAATCCCAGGAAAGTGCCAGAAAACGTGAAGTGCAACTTCCCAAAGAACTACATTTTTAGAGTAGATTGAATCAATAAGGAACTTCAAACCTTCAGGCCAGTGGTTAGTGCCATCCTCATCTATCAAATTCCTGGCCAGCACTGCAAAAATATCACAAAGTTTTTTCCTCATGCTAGCATGTGTTTCTAACTTAACGGCCAGTATCAGTTCAATCTTGACGTCCCTCTGAACATCAGAAGGCAGATTTGGATAGACTTCCTCAAACCCAGAGGACAAAAGCCGCCGTAGCAGCGCGGCAGCCATTTGTCTCACCTCATAACCTGCTCTTCTATTTCTGACAGCATCTAAGAGGAATGTAGTCTTACACAGACCTGGAATATTTTCATAGATTTCTTCTGCCTGCCTCCGCACCATACAGCTTGGATTGATCAGGTTCTTCAGAAGCTGGTAAAACTCTTGCTTTCCCGACACGGTGGCCGGTACCCCTGCAGACCCGGCCGCCGCCATAGCGCTCTGTCAAAGAAACCGCGacggagatggagggagggggtctGCGGCCAGAAACAGTGACGTAAAGGAGGCGCCCGAGGGGATGGGCGGGGCTGCTTATGCACTGCTGGCGGGGTGCTGTGTCTGAGCTCCCGGAGGTGGGCTgctgggcctgggggcggggggtataAGTGAGATGGGGTGGGGATGACGGACACCCTCGGTCTGTTTTCCAATCAGATGAAAAGGCACCtgcagagaagaagaagaaaaaaaaagaaaaagaaaagtatgattTGAATGTATTAGAATGGGATTGTGGGTGACTTTTTACCTCCGTTATATTAATAAACTAGCTCTGTTGTTACCCCGATAATTTTAACGCAATAATTGCATCTTGAAAACCCTCCAGGTGGAAGAAGCCGGTCACAAAAGGTcccatattgtatgattccgtttatatGAAGGGTCTTGAAAAGGCAAATCTACACGGAAAGTAGATTTACAGAGGCAGTGGGAAGGAGAGATAGATTTACAGAGGcagtgggaaggagagaatgTAAAATGACTGCTATCAGATAGTcggtttcttttggggtgatgaaatgttctaaaattaattgtggtgatagttgtacATCTCTGTGattatactaaaaaccattgcaTTGTTAGATTGgtggattgtatggtatgtgaataatacctcaataaagctgtttatcAAATAAGTACAATCAAAGGTAAAGACATTGATTGCCATCCCACTACCACATCTAAAGCACTAAAAACAGTGGTGCTCAAACCCTGgtgtgtcagaatcacctggccCGTGGATTataataaagaatgagaaaaacaactgAATAAAGTATGGTGGAAAGTGATCGGGGCTAGTAATCAGAAGACTTGAATCCTGGTCTTATctgtaaattaattttgtatccttggTCACGTCACTCAAAGTTTTCTTTGCATGTTGCCTACACTGTAAAATGcttttatggttttccttttaGTAGGAAGATGCTGAGATTATTGTAAGAAACAAATGTCCTTGAAgttaaatattgtttctttaaattcaagtagGTGTGTCAATCAAAAACAATGATCGTTCCTCTAACAATGATTAGATCTTACTTTTGTATTAGCACTTTGCCACTCAGTCATTTTGACCCTTATGCAGGTTTGCAAAGTTGGTGGGAAAGTTTTAATACTAATTTTAGGTAAGTAATAGAAACCCAGGGAGGTTAAGGACTCTGCCTAAGATGACATAGCTGAGTCTCAAATGTACCTCTTCTGAAAGCAACACCAGTGATCTTTCACCATACCACTTCCCCATAATTACTCTTAATTTTGCAACATGATCAGAGGCCTTCACTTACTGCAAAGTCTGTCTTAAACTTCTCCAAGTGggcctaattttaattttgtaaaacattGCTGCATATACCCTGAAAGACAGAAAATCACAGCTTTGGAGTTAACCAGATGATAGACAAAATAGTCTCATAAATTACATTGTAATATGCAATACTATACTCATTTAGGAAGAAGCATTATTCTCTAAGTAGTGTTTCTCATGCTGTGAACCAAAACcagctgcatcagaatcacttgagatacttatttttaaatttagatattaGAGACCAAGGTCTAAACTAATGAATCAATCTCTGAGGAATGCAACCCCCAAATGTTCAATTTTAACAAACACACTGAGTTTTCATGTAAATACCAAAATTGAGAACCGCTGATTAGTTTCGGTTCTGATTCCAAGATCTTGACTACAGTTTTGCATCTTGCTCCAGATGACTGGTTTTCTTACTGTTTCTTAAATAAGTCTAActgcagggcctttgcatttgctgtttcagcaaatatattatacatatatattaaaaattatatgggggagggaggagtctTCTCTTAATACTATATCTACTAGTATTTTAAAGACTtattaaaactgcaatgagacACCACCACAGACATACCACACACAatgctttaaatttaaaagtttgataaTAGCAatggttggtgaggatgtggagcaacagggaACTCAGTTATACTTTTGGAGGTACTATCAAGGATTTGGAAGGTTTTAAGAGGTGTGTCAATGGCACTCAGAGAAGAAACAGCTTAGGAAATTTCCCCAAGTTTTAGTCTGGGCATCTGGTTGGAGGTACTGCAATGTACCTATTTATTTACCTAGAAATGGATAAACAGCAGTGTTAATTCAAACCAAAGGACTGTTAACtcttcctgaaggaaaaaaaggctTCCCAAAAAAGTGACTCCCAGAATTTGCGTTTTGCTATCTTCTTGTTCCCACGTGCTATAGTGATGGTCTTCATATCAACAGTAGGAGCTAAACTGAATCCATTTCGGGAAAATTACTtatgatcttttattttagaaaaacataCTGATTTAAAATCTTAAGGTACTTCCTCTATTGTATAATTCTCTTCTATTTACTTTTTGCACCATTTCCTCCCCCAACCTTGCCCCAGGAACGTGCATAATACCCAGGATCAAGACTGGACTTGCAGATTTGGTTAGAGTTCAAGAACTTTATTAAGCCTTATAATTAAAGTTGGCTTTTAAAACTGTTTGCACTATTGAGAGGCCATTTAAGAATGTTTCCATAAGGTAGCTCAATACCAGACAATTCAAGTATTCATTAGCAGCTTATTAAGTGAGAAAAGTGCAAAATAAATTGCAAATTTATTCCGAGATCTGAGAGATTTAGAgtcaaatggggggggggggggcagaattaAATTGgacatatttgatattttaacaagAATAATCcagaataaaaatacaggaaacagcagcaacaacaacaacaataacaagaaacCCATCAAGGCTCCCACTGGCCTAAGATGAGACaatctgaatattaaaaaagaataataatgcctataatggatttaaaaacatcaaatatatGCACAAAAGTGCTGAGTTTCCAATACTAACAAAAGCCACTAACTTATTAACCATTTTTGGAAGTTGCCAGGTCACCAACtatgaaatggataaaataatcaagacttttcctgcctttcctgtACAAACTGTATTTCAGGATAACCAAATAGATAATGAGGGTACATTCTTCTTTACAGAATTCCAACTAATAAGTGCACTAATTAGCATAAGAATgctaaaatcagaaaatttctgTGTTATAACCCCAAAATAAATCATGAATTTAGGAAATAACAACCAATGAATGTTAAATATTGACTAGGAATATAATAATAGAGGAATTAAGCTGAAACCAAGTGAAATTACTGATTAATCTTAATATTATTAAACGTGGGATAAATGAGAGGCATCATTTACTGTTGTCTTTCAGGTCCACATCCATACTTCCTATAATTTGTTCTCTGATTCTGAGGTTGGGCTCtggaaaaaatattctctttccaTAAATGAGTCCCTGATAGATTTCACCAATAAGAGCCATTAGAGATTTGGAGGGTATGAAAAGGACAGAAACGGGattattcctttccatttttccttatcTTGCCTGGACTGTCCTAACCATGGCCCTTCCTCCTGGTGGCAACCATTCCCTCCCTTGTGTAACACTCAGAAAGTCTAATCTCGCTCATCTCTGCAGAGATACCAGCAGTAGCCTAGGGGCACCCCTTCCTCAGAGGTTTCACTTTCAACTCTGGGAGGTCCCTCCGCTGAGTTTAAAGATACCAGTTCCATTTTGTTCCCTCAGCTTTAGGGAAGTTCCTTCAGTTATCATCTTTTGGTTTTTTCAGTGCTCTTTATTTACTCTTTCAGATATCTCACACCTGTATAACCAATCCCTTAAATAAAATCTCCTCTTGAGGTACTTAGTGTGGTTTGTTTTCCCAAGTAGTCCTTGGCTCATAACAGGCATTAAGTGATGCAATAGGAAGTACACTGCACCAtctatgaagtattttttttattttaaatcaggtttattgaggcataatttatatggaataaaattcaccaattataattatataattagatTACAGTCCAGTAACCATGACCACAActatatagaaaacattttcattactccaAAAAGTTCCCTGGGTCAGTCCCTCAGTAGAAAATCTCCTTTCTCCACTCCTGGCTCCAAGCCACTACTGATCTGATTTCTGTTGCTATAGCTTTGTCTcttccagaatttcatataaatggaatcatttagtGTGTGACTTTTTGTAACTGGATGCTTTCTCTCAGCACAATGTTTCTGATATTCATCCATTCtgttgcatattttttcctttttattccattatatgaatatgccACAATCTGTGCATTCATTAACTGAgagaaatttgggttgtttcaagttttttaaattaattagttagttaattaattatgtttatttatttttgagagagaaagagcgtgagtgggggaggagcagagagagagagggagacacagaatctgaaacaggctccaggctccaagctgtgaacacagagcacaatgcgggacttgaactcagaaacgtcgagatcatgacctaagccgaagtcagatgcttaatcaactgagccacccaggtgccccagattgttCCAAGTTTTAAGCTATTATAAATGAAGCTCCTATGAACATATGAGAAcaattttttt carries:
- the RANBP6 gene encoding ran-binding protein 6 isoform X1, which codes for MAAAGSAGVPATVSGKQEFYQLLKNLINPSCMVRRQAEEIYENIPGLCKTTFLLDAVRNRRAGYEVRQMAAALLRRLLSSGFEEVYPNLPSDVQRDVKIELILAVKLETHASMRKKLCDIFAVLARNLIDEDGTNHWPEGLKFLIDSIYSKNVVLWEVALHVFWHFPGIFGNQERHDLDIIKRLLDQCIQDQEHPAIRTLSARAAAAFVLANENNIALFKDFADLLPGILQAVNDSCYQDDDSVLESLVEIADTVPKYLGPYLEDTLQLSLKLCGDSRLSNLQRQLALEIIVTLSETATPMLKKHTNIIAQAVPHILAMMVDLQDDEDWVNADEMEEDDFDSNAVAAESALDRLACGLGGKLVLPMTKEHIMQMLQSPDWKYRHAGLMALSAIGEGCHQQMESILDETVNSVLLFLQDPHPRVRAAACTTLGQMATDFSPNFQKKFHETVIAALLRTMENQGNQRVQSHAASALIIFIEDCPKTLLVLYLDSMVRNLHSILVIKLQELIRNGTKLALEQLVTTIASVADTIEEKFVPYYDIFMPSLKHIVELAVQKELKLLKGKTIECISHVGLAVGKEKFMQDASNVMQLLLKTQSDLNNMEDDDPQTSYMVSAWARMCKILGSDFQQYLPLVIEPLIKTASAKPDVALLDTQDVENMSDDDGWQFVNLGDQQSFGIKTSGLEAKATACQMLVYYAKELREGFVEYTEQVVKLMVPLLKFYFHDNVRVAAAESMPFLLECARTRGPEYLAQMWQFICDPLIKAIGTEPDTDVLSEIMNSFAKSIEVMGDGCLLDEHLEELGEILKAKLEGHFKNQELRQVKRREENYDQQVEMSLQDEDECDVYILTKVSDILHSLFSTYKEKILPWFEQLLPLIVNLICSSRPWPDRQWGLCIFDDIIEHCSPTSYKYVEYFRWPMLLNMRDNNPEVRQAAAYGLGVMAQFGGDDYRSLCSEAVPLLVKVIKCANSKTKKNVIATENCISAVGKILRFKPNCVNVDEVLPHWLSWLPLHEDKEEAIQTLSFLCDLIESNHPVVLGPNNSNLPKIISIIAEGKINETINYKDPCAKRLANVVRQVQTSEELWLECISQLDEEQQEALQELLNFA
- the RANBP6 gene encoding ran-binding protein 6 isoform X4: MAAAGSAGVPATVSGKQEFYQLLKNLINPSCMVRRQAEEIYENIPGSSPKSEGCSLYYTWADGYRFFS